Proteins from a genomic interval of Papaver somniferum cultivar HN1 chromosome 4, ASM357369v1, whole genome shotgun sequence:
- the LOC113274604 gene encoding pentatricopeptide repeat-containing protein At3g04130, mitochondrial-like isoform X1: MFEPLLYCRRMALRQRNCCLRSILFAVPSVSRVYVSRTYVCSCSLSFPLPSNSSARYYHLAQDPIGSRETQDSESYIGFLISRVRVGNNEDEVFQSLLQDHRCVSICLSKILVERLLRRFEDDWKSALGFFRWAGMQADYSLTQEAYDKMVDILGKAKQLEMMYLLVEEMKEKNYVTLKTIAKLMRRFAGAGKHKDAVKMFDDLERFGLEKDTESMNLLLDTLCKEKRVEHARGIFLELKKHISPNAHTFNIFVHGWCSANRVDEANWTIQEMKGHGCIPCVISYSTVIQAYCKQPNFSKVYELLDEMDTQGCSPNVVTYTTIIHYLDKAKRYDEALKVRERMKLTGCKPDTLFYNTLIHVLGRASRLQEATRVFEVEMPMNSIIPNTSTYNTMITMFCHHSQEQAALNVLDNMEKSALCKPDLRTFNPLLKMYFRAGNTDSSLNVLLDDMANKHYLGLDLSTSTLLIHGFCRANKFERACKIFEDMIKQEITPRYQTCRLLLDEVKQKNVQDASDRIESIMRQMKKSN, translated from the coding sequence ATGTTTGAACCCCTTCTATACTGTCGCCGCATGGCCCTGCGGCAAAGAAATTGTTGTCTTAGGAGTATACTTTTCGCGGTACCTTCAGTATCTCGTGTGTATGTTTCTAGAACATATGTTTGTTCATGTTCCTTATCTTTTCCACTGCCTTCAAATTCTAGTGCCAGATATTACCACCTTGCACAAGATCCTATAGGCAGTCGAGAAACACAGGATTCGGAGTCTTATATAGGTTTTCTAATTTCTAGAGTAAGAGTTGGAAACAATGAGGATGAGGTTTTCCAGTCCCTTCTGCAAGATCACAGATGCGTTAGTATTTGTTTGTCGAAAATCCTGGTTGAAAGACTGCTTAGGAGATTTGAGGATGATTGGAAGTCTGCTTTGGGTTTTTTTCGATGGGCTGGGATGCAAGCTGATTATAGCCTCACTCAAGAAGCTTATGATAAGATGGTGGACATATTGGGTAAAGCAAAGCAATTGGAGATGATGTATCTGTTGGTTGAGGAAATGAAGGAGAAGAATTATGTCACGTTGAAAACAATTGCTAAACTCATGAGAAGGTTTGCTGGTGCTGGGAAACATAAAGATGCAGTTAAGATGTTTGATGACTTGGAAAGATTCGGTTTGGAAAAGGATACTGAATCCATGAACCTATTGCTTGATACCCTTTGCAAAGAAAAGAGAGTTGAGCATGCCCGGGGGATATTTTTGGAACTGAAGAAACATATCTCCCCGAATGCTCACACCTTTAATATTTTTGTACACGGCTGGTGCAGTGCCAATAGGGTTGATGAGGCAAACTGGACCATCCAAGAGATGAAAGGGCATGGCTGTATCCCCTGTGTCATTAGTTACTCAACGGTCATCCAGGCTTACTGTAAGCAACCCAACTTTAGTAAGGTTTATGAGTTACTGGATGAGATGGACACTCAGGGTTGCTCCCCAAATGTCGTCACTTACACCACTATCATACATTACCTTGATAAGGCAAAAAGATATGACGAAGCCCTAAAAGTTCGTGAGCGAATGAAACTGACTGGATGTAAACCAGATACGCTTTTTTACAATACGTTGATCCACGTGTTGGGGAGAGCAAGTCGGTTACAAGAGGCGACTCGTGTTTTTGAAGTTGAGATGCCCATGAACAGCATCATTCCAAATACTTCTACCTATAATACTATGATCACTATGTTCTGCCATCACTCTCAAGAACAAGCTGCTCTGAATGTTCTTGACAATATGGAGAAGTCAGCACTCTGTAAGCCTGATCTTCGTACATTCAATCCATTATTGAAAATGTACTTTAGAGCTGGAAACACAGATTCTAGTTTGAACGTGCTATTGGATGATATGGCTAATAAACACTATCTGGGTCTTGATCTTTCTACTTCCACACTTTTAATTCATGGATTTTGCAGGGCAAACAAATTTGAGAGAGCTTGTAAAATCTTTGAGGACATGATAAAACAAGAAATTACACCTCGATATCAAACATGCCGTTTGCTTCTTGATGAAGTGAAACAAAAGAACGTGCAAGATGCTTCTGACAGAATAGAGAGTATTATGAGGCAAATGAAGAAATCCAATTAG
- the LOC113274604 gene encoding 39S ribosomal protein L54, mitochondrial-like isoform X2, which translates to MAMNCSRSLRSLILTKEAVGVVSRRTFAAGAKAKKSGKGGGAGDAPKASSLSKEIKSTTVVGGNILKEGTDPKILADSEYPDWLGHLLDKKPALSELRRKNIETLPYDDLKRLVKLDNRARIKENNSVKAKH; encoded by the coding sequence ATGGCGATGAATTGCAGCAGATCTCTCAGAAGCCTCATCCTCACAAAGGAGGCAGTTGGAGTTGTTAGTCGGAGAACATTCGCTGCAGGTGCTAAAGCCAAGAAGAGTGGAAAAGGAGGTGGTGCAGGTGATGCTCCCAAGGCTTCAAGCCTTTCCAAAGAAATTAAATCTACTACGGTAGTTGGTGGCAACATCCTCAAGGAAGGAACAGATCCTAAGATTCTAGCAGACTCTGAATACCCTGATTGGCTGGGACACCTTCTTGATAAGAAACCTGCATTGAGTGAACTTCGCAGGAAGAACATAGAGACTCTCCCATATGATGATCTCAAACGGTTAGTTAAGCTGGATAATCGTGCACGAATCAAGGAAAACAACTCTGTCAAGGCCAAGCACTGA
- the LOC113274606 gene encoding rRNA-processing protein fcf2-like, translating to MSTIGLTWEPNLTMFKSSGTSAATSSSTKSVPQIPKPKTELIDGLYVPPADPKLRNKLVKKSLKDTTGKHWFDMPAQTITPEIKNDFQIIKLRHVLDPKRHYKKGDSKSKELPKYFQLGTVVESPTEFYDRLTKKERKRSIAEEILHDNALKKYRKRKVREIEEKNNVPGVDKWKIKGKQSWKRAKQRRGGD from the exons ATGTCAACAATTGGTCTTACATGGGAACCTAATCTGACCATGTTCAAATCTTCTGGAACTAGTGCTGCAACTAGTTCTTCTACAAAGTCTGTGCCACAAATTCCTAAACCCAAAACTGAGCTTATCGATGGACTATATGTTCCACCTGCTGATCCAAAGTTGCGGAACAAATTGGTTAAAAAATCACTCAAAGACACCACTGGTAAACACTG GTTTGATATGCCGGCTCAAACTATCACACCGGAGATAAAGAATGACTTCCAGATTATAAAG TTAAGGCATGTGCTAGATCCTAAGAGGCACTACAAGAAAGGTGATTCAAAATCGAAGGAGCTTCCAAAATATTTCCAG CTGGGTACGGTTGTGGAGTCTCCAACGGAGTTCTACGACAGGTTAACTAAGAAGGAGAGGAAGCGAAGCATTGCAGAAGAAATTCTTCACGATAATGCCTTAAAGAAATACAG GAAACGTAAAGTTCGAGAAATTGAGGAAAAGAATAATGTCCCTGGGGTTGACAAATGGAAAATTAAAGGAAAGCAGTCATGGAAGCGAGCAAAACAAAGAAGGGGAGGCGACTGA